A segment of the Solanum lycopersicum chromosome 9, SLM_r2.1 genome:
TTCTCACTTCAGTTCTGCAATTGTTTTGAACTAATTATAGTtggttttattttgatatactaTACTCCAATCCAGGTCCCAACAAAAATTCATTTACAAGACGAAATAATGATGGGCATCCTCCGCAGATTACCTATTCAGTCTCTTCTTCGATTTAAATGTGTTTCAAAATTGTGGAAATCATTAATGGACGACCCTTACTTTAAGAGGACACATTACATTCATAGCAGGGATAACAAAAAACTTCTTTTTGCCGAAAGGTTACTTGATAAGAATGAGACATATAACTTCTATACTAGTTCTTTATCAATGGTTGAGGATAAACAAAAGCTTAGTGGGCCTACAAGCTGCAATCCGGTGGATGCTATACTATTTTGTTCTTGTGATGGATTGGTTCTTATTCGTGTTTGCTCTAGAAAGTTCTGTGAAGAACTTTTGTTGTGGAATCCGTCCACAAGAGAATCAATACTACTTCCCCATCCAGAATTTCCATTACTGTATTATGTATTTGGCATGGAATATGATGCAACTAGTGAAGGCTATAAGATCGTTGCAGTTAACCTCAATGGAAGAAATAGTATCAATATTTCGGTTGAATGTCTCTCTCGAACAAGTCCTTCTTGGAGAAGAATTGGTTATCCAACTGACATTGAGCGGCCTCAGGGTTTTAGGGATTGTGGTACTGATAAGTtggcgtttctacatggagcaTTTCATTGGCTTGGTAAGTCACCTTCTGGATATCATACTACGGTTTCGTTAACTATTTCAAATGAGGTGTATGGAGAGGTGCCGTTATTGAAGCAAATGTATTATCTATGTCCCGTGTACTTCTTCGTCGATCATGGTGTTTCAGTATTGAGAGGAATGCTTTGCTTTTATTCTGCATATAACCATATTGAGTCTAGAGGCAGTTTTAAGTTGTGGATAATGAAGGAGTATGGTGTGAGGGAATCTTGGACTaactttattaaaataaaaggtaCCGATCTTTTTCTATAAGCGCGACCATTATATATGTTTGTGGATTGTCAAGTGTTACTACACTTCCGGCGTTTCATACATTTTAGTTCTAATTTCACGACAAGTGGAAGACCATTTGATTTAAGCCCTGAATGTGATACTGCTAAGAGCGGAGTTGTTTTTGCAGAGAGCTTCATCTCACCTACTTCACTTACTTATTAGTATTTACATATGTTTCTTTGTGTTGAAGATTATGTAACAAATGAAGTATCATATAATGTGATGATGATTGGTTACATATCTTAGAAATTTGACTTTTGTATctatcttgttttatttttctttctaaaataataCGCGTTGATATGATATCATAATATACTTGCTGTGACCTTATATCCTTGAATCATTTAGCTCCgtatatttgtttggtttagTCACTGaggttaattatttttagttttacacAATGAATCATGAAAATGCAATGGTTTACTCTTCAAAGATGCAGCAAAAGGAGTTCTATTTTTGGTTCTAATGTAATTCTTTAGCAGATGGTTCTATAGTTCTTGTGAGTGTATTGAGTGAAGTAGCTATTTTGGGATTTGAAAGTATTTAATATGTGTATAATTGGTTCGAGTGAAGCAGAGGGGATACAAAATTTTGTTTCATCTATTGCAAGACAGGAGAAATCTAACTTCCTTATATTTTCGAGAGAAATATCGGTTTAAAACTTAACGTAAATTATTAGTTTGGTTTCTAAATTATTGACAACCTTAAAAACACTTCTTTACttactaattaaacttagataCGGACCCAATCTGTGGAAAAAGTGGAGAGAAATGTGTTAGGTGGTCTTGGGCCTTCTcaacccaaaagctagctcaaaggttGAGGCTTTCCCTCACACTTATAAATTGACCACCAGCCCCTTCCACTTCCGATGTGGGATAACCCAACAATCTCCCCCTTCACACATCGGGCCTTGGGCTGGAGAGCGACAACCCAGTTTCTCCCGGTGGGCTGAGACTTGTTGACAACCTGGGCTCTGATACTAATGTTGGGTGGTCTTGGGCCTACTcaacccaaaagctagctcaaaggttGAGGCTTTCCCTCACACTTATAAATTGACCACCAGCCCCTTCCACTTCCGATGTGGGATAACCCAACAATCTCCCCCTTCATACATCGGGCCTTGGGCTGGAGAGCGACAACCCAGTTTCTCCCGGTGGGCTGAGACTTGTTGACAACATGGGCTCTGATACTAATGTTGGGTGGTCTTGGGCCTTCTcaacccaaaagctagctcaaaggttGAGGCTTTCCCTCACACTTATAAATTGACCACCAGCCCCTTCCACTTCCGATGTGGGATAACCCAACAAAATGTTGATTACAACTTAAACTTGGCGAGAATTTAGGTTAGGatgtgttgacacccaattttggcctaacatttttaaaattcgtgattttgaagctttatttatttaatagcaaATTTTGATccaatgatttcaaaattcatacattttggtcaaatacaaaaataaaacaaaaaaaattgtctttccCACATTGTCtctcaaacaattttcaattttgcaatAAGTCCCACATCGGCATTTCAtcctttttgaggatttttgggTTTCTATATAAGCCCACttcattcactatttttagGGGAGGATTTGGAAGGGAAAACAAAAGAATActcataaattttttagaattctTGGTTCccatagttcaaaatttttaaagtgttttttgTGGTTTTTCGAGTTGAGGAGGTGGAGTCGTTGCCTTCAAACTTGTAGTTCCGGTTCGCCGCCCAGAAccaggtaaattttttttcttagccttgttttatttaattcccagttcttttatgttttctgtttattatatgtagtttgtttttttttttttttagtttaatgtagttctaaaagaatactcataaaTTTAAGGTAAAACGTCACTATGAGTAACGTTTTATAgctaaatatattctaaatttgCAGAAGTCGAAGGCCCGTGATTGAATTCTTAAGAAACGGGAGTCAAAGTAACATTTTAGGTGTAAAACGTTACTGATAGTAACGTTTTACAGTTGAATGATTTGACTCCGCCTTTGCAAGATTGGAGTCAGTGGCCCGTGATTGGATTCTCCAAAAACGTACTcttgagtaacgttttacacctaaaacgttactcagaGTTACGTTTATGCGTTTAAGGTCGCCAACCCGTTAACTTTTTGTCCGTTGAAttgttttaatgaaaatatcctaaaacgttaccataAAGTACGTTTAtactatttttgtaaaaaaaattaaaaacgtattattttggtgaattgatttttaaaatagcttattttGGTCAAAACTCCAGAATAAAGTTGCTTACAACACATACGAGGTCCTTGTATGTATTGAAAATCCATGAGTTGACACTATTTGGTTTTCAAGTTCTCATATCCAGTGAAACCCTAGCTGAGTTAAATGACCAATATACCCCTggtatgtgtatgtatataatagaaaaataaaacccTAGCTGCTAGCATAGCATTTGAGACGATGACTATGACTATGAAGTGTACATGCTCCCATCGTCGCTAGGCCCATGTAAATTTAGCTCATACAAAAGCCAAGAAGTCCATTCTTAAGAGAATAAAAGCTAATCTTAAGTTTAGCAATGGAGATGAAAAACAAGAAGCTATCAA
Coding sequences within it:
- the LOC101250251 gene encoding F-box/kelch-repeat protein At3g23880-like, producing MTMKCTCSHRRQAHVNLAHTKAKKSILKRIKANLKFSNGDEEQEAIKKFNLKSPSNHNTHHIEIHQVPTKIHLQDEIMMGILRRLPIQSLLRFKCVSKLWKSLMDDPYFKRTHYIHSRDNKKLLFAERLLDKNETYNFYTSSLSMVEDKQKLSGPTSCNPVDAILFCSCDGLVLIRVCSRKFCEELLLWNPSTRESILLPHPEFPLLYYVFGMEYDATSEGYKIVAVNLNGRNSINISVECLSRTSPSWRRIGYPTDIERPQGFRDCGTDKLAFLHGAFHWLGKSPSGYHTTVSLTISNEVYGEVPLLKQMYYLCPVYFFVDHGVSVLRGMLCFYSAYNHIESRGSFKLWIMKEYGVRESWTNFIKIKGTDLFL